A genomic segment from Schistocerca piceifrons isolate TAMUIC-IGC-003096 chromosome 4, iqSchPice1.1, whole genome shotgun sequence encodes:
- the LOC124795936 gene encoding putative gustatory receptor 28b — protein sequence MMIKVQHVLGCDDGIPLADLKKVHDLLSDLAKTVNAAYSVQNLIEVTSSFVNIVINVYLVVAHFLRVGVIWSGESSGAILVRYLPWALMSVWRLVGIVYSSEVVVQEANHTEQLVGKLSLLSPLVGRVHHTALEKFAQQLRCSRLRYHAAGFFLMDRSLLTGCVSAITTYIVILVQFADVNPSSK from the coding sequence ATGATGATTAAGGTACAGCACGTGCTGGGATGTGATGATGGTATTCCGCTGGCTGACTTGAAGAAAGTGCATGACCTCCTTTCCGATTTGGCTAAAACTGTCAATGCTGCATACAGTGTACAAAACCTTATAGAAGTAACAAGTTCTTTTGTGAACATTGTAATCAATGTTTACTTGGTAGTGGCACATTTTCTACGTGTGGGAGTAATCTGGTCTGGTGAATCATCAGGTGCGATCCTAGTGCGGTATCTACCGTGGGCGCTGATGTCGGTGTGGCGGCTGGTCGGCATCGTGTACAGCAGCGAAGTGGTGGTCCAGGAGGCTAACCACACGGAACAGCTGGTCGGTAAGCTGTCGCTGCTGTCACCACTGGTTGGCCGCGTCCACCACACAGCTCTGGAGAAGTTCGCCCAACAGCTGAGATGCAGTCGACTCAGATACCATGCTGCAGGGTTCTTCCTCATGGACAGGTCACTACTGACAGGTTGTGTATCAGCCATCACGACCTATATCGTTATCCTCGTGCAGTTTGCTGACGTCAATCCTAGCAGCAAGTAA